TGTTGGAGGCTGAGGCGGCCGGGCTGGCTGCGGCGAACGCGGGCAGTGCGGGTATCGCCGCTCTGGAGGAGTTGTGTGCGCTGGGGGAGGGCGCGGTTGCCGCGGATGACGTGGACGGCGCGGTGGCCCTGAATGCCCGGTTGCACGCCAAGGTGATGGAGTTGGCGGGCAACGCGGTCCTGGCCGAGTTGGCGGCGCAGGTGGACCGTAGGGTGCGTTGGTACTACACGCCGATCGCCCGGCAGCGTGGCCGGCAGTCCTGGATCGAACACCGTGAGCTGATCGCCGCGATCGCAGACCGCGACGAACAGCGCGCCACCGCGGTGATGCGCGCCCACACGGA
This is a stretch of genomic DNA from Streptomyces sp. NBC_00285. It encodes these proteins:
- a CDS encoding GntR family transcriptional regulator; translated protein: MPTTGLPYGAVPRLERPGPLRDRVYGALLELITTRALQPGQHLVESELAGHLGVSRQPVREALQRLNTEGWVDLRPAQGAFVHEPTDEEADQLLTVRTLLEAEAAGLAAANAGSAGIAALEELCALGEGAVAADDVDGAVALNARLHAKVMELAGNAVLAELAAQVDRRVRWYYTPIARQRGRQSWIEHRELIAAIADRDEQRATAVMRAHTEHTRKMYHDREK